The genomic segment CCAAGGGGCTGCTGCTCGTCGGCGACGCCGGCGGCATGGTGAACCCGTTCAACGGCGAGGGCATCGCCTACGCCATGGAATCCGGACAGATCGCCGCCGACGTCATCGTCCAGGCCCACGCCCGCGCCACCCCCGGCCAGCGCGAACTCGCCCTCCAGCGCTACCCGCAGGTCCTCAAGGACACCTTCGGCGGCTACTACACGATGGGCCGCGCCTTCGTGAAGCTCATCGGCAACCCGAAGATCATGAAGCTCGCCACGCAGCGGGGCCTCACCCACCCGCTGCTGATGAAGTTCACCCTGAAGATGCTGGCCAACCTCACCGACCCCACCGGCGGCGACGCGATGGACCGCATCATCAACGGCCTGAGCAAGGTGGCGCCGAAGGCGTGACCCCGGGGCCGACCGGCCCGAGGATGCCGTGCGTGAGCGGGACGTGACCTTCCGTCCCGCTACGACGCCGCGCGTCCGGCCGACCGCGACTTCGCGTGTCCGGCCGACCGCGACTTAGCGTGTCCGACCGACCGCGACTTCGCGTGTCCGGTCGGCCATGGTCGCGCGCGTCCGGCCGTCAACGCGCTGCTCCACACGGACGATTCGGACACCGGGCGCCGTGAGGCCGGGGCGCCGTACCGGCCCTCGGAGACGGAACCCCTGGAACGCCTCGACGGGGGCCGTTGTCGGCTCGGCCTGTCCTGCGCCCCCACGCCTGGGGTGAAAGGCGCCCTGTGGGGCCCCTGTGGCCCTTTACGAGGGCAGCCCGAAGGGCCGCTGTCCCCCATGGGAAGAGCGGCCCTCTCGAAAAGCGTCTGGGCGACCGCGTGCGCGTCGGCTCAGAGCACGCGCACCGCACCCGTCGCCGGGTAGCCGGAGAGATCCTGGATGACGACGCCCTTGGAGGGGTTCGCCGCGTCGAGGTACTGGCCGTCCCCGATGTACACACCCACGTGGTACGCGGAGCCCTTGGAGCCCCAGTACAGGATGTCGCCGACCTGCAGGTTGGACAGCGAGACCTCGGTGCCCTGCATCGACTGGTCCTGCGAGACCCGGGGGAGGTCCACGCCGACCTGCTTGAACGCGGCCTGCACGAGCGAGGAGCAGTCCCACGCGTTGGGGCCCGTGGCGCCGAGGACGTAGGCGTCGCCGACCTGTGCCTTGAGGAAGCCGATCACCGTGCTGACGCTGCCGGTGGCGGGCGTCGTCGTGGTGGTCGCCGAGTTGGACGTGAGAGTGGTCCGCTCACTGTCCCGCGCGGCACGCTCGGCCTCGGCCTTGCGCTCGGCCTCGGCGGCGGCCTTCTTGCGGGCCTCTTCCTTCTTCGCCTTGACCAGGTCCTTCTCGGCCTGCTTGGCGGCCTGCTCGGCGGCCAGGTCACGCTCGGCCTGGAGCTGGTAGTCGGCCGCCATCGCCTGCGTGGCGTCCGCGGACTGCGCGGCCTGCGTGGCCAGGTCGGCCGTGAGGGTGGGCAGTTCGAGCGTCTGCGTCACCGGCTCCGCGGCGAAAGCCGACGTGGACGCGCCGGCCACTGCCACGGTGCTGAGAACGCCACCGGCGACTCCGGCGCGCATCGCGATCGAGGACGCGTTGCGGCGGGGTTTTCGGTGGCTGCGTATGTGAGCGGTGTGGGACATGGGTACAAGCGGTACCAGCGACTCCTCCATACCTTCAAGAAACGTGTGCTGCGCCACAGTTGTTCAACGGAGGCCGTAAATTCCCTGTGCGTCACTCTTTATTGACGCCGTAACGGGCATAGCGGACAGGGTCGAACATGCCTGTGATCATGCACTTTCGTGATTACGCCCGAATTGCCCTGCGCTTACCATCGATTGCAGCGAGTGGCCAAGGCCCGTTGATTTGATCTCGCTCCGGTGTGGCGCAGGTCACGGAACGGTCACCCGTCCATGCCGCGTCCCGCGCGGGATCACCCGCTCCCGGCGCTCGTGAATGTGTGCACGCGTCCACATCGGCCGCCGGGCCTCCCCCCGGGGTGTGAACGCGGCGCTCTATCAAGCGACCTCGTCCAGCGCCAATTTGCATGCAGCGGAACCCTCTTGATATGGAGACGACCCGCGTGACCAGCGGTGACGAGCGAAAATGTCACTTCTGGTGATCAGTCTGGCGCTTCATGTATGAAGATCAACGCTCATCCGACTTCATGATCCTTCGTCGGGTGGTGGAGATCACAAACTCGGTGCTGTACCCCGTGTCGCAGATCACAGACCGGCAGGCATAGGATGCGGGGCAGTTGGGCTTGTGACCTGCTTCACATGTTCGCGATCTTCGTCGGAACGGGCGGAGTTCGTGGGACCGGTGCGGCGGGAGAGCAGGGCCCACGCCATCCGCCAGCAGTCAGTGCCGACTGAGAGGAGCGAGGAGCGGTGAACGCCTATGCGCCCATCCTCGTACTGGGAGCCCTCGGGGCAGGCTTTGCGATCTTCTCCGTGATCATGGCCTCGCTGATCGGCCCGAAGCGCTACAACCGGGCCAAGCTCGAGGCATACGAGTGCGGGATCGAGCCCACCCCCACGCCGGCCGGCGGAGGGCGTTTTCCCATCAAGTACTACCTGACGGCGATGCTCTTCATCGTCTTCGACATCGAGATCGTCTTCCTCTACCCCTGGGCCGTCACCTTCGACGCCCTGGGTGTTTTCGGGCTCGTGGAGATGCTGCTCTTCGTGCTCACCGTCTTCGTGGCCTACGCGTACGTCTGGCGCCGCGGCGGCCTGGAATGGGACTGAGGGGCCTTTAAGACCATGGGACTCGAAGAAAAACTGCCGAGCGGTTTCCTGCTGACCACCGTCGAGCAGGCCGCGGGCTGGGTACGCAAGGCGTCCGTCTTCCCCGCCACCTTCGGCCTCGCCTGCTGCGCCATCGAGATGATGACCACGGGCGCGGGGCGCTACGACCTGGCGCGCTTCGGTATGGAGGTCTTCCGCGGCTCGCCGCGCCAGGCCGACCTGATGATCGTGGCCGGCCGGGTCAGCCAGAAGATGGCGCCGGTGCTGCGGCAGGTCTACGACCAGATGCCGAATCCCAAGTGGGTGATCTCCATGGGGGTCTGCGCGTCGTCGGGCGGCATGTTCAACAACTACGCGATCGTCCAGGGCGTCGACCACATCGTCCCCGTCGACATCTATCTGCCGGGCTGCCCGCCACGGCCCGAGATGCTGATGGACGCGATCCTCAAGCTCCACCAGAAGATCCAGACGTCCAAGCTCGGCGTGAACGCCGAGGAAGCGGCCCGCGAGGCGGAGGAAGCGGCACTCAAGGCGCTCCCCACCATCGAGATGAAGGGGCTGCTGCGATGAGTGACGCGAACAACGGGGTCAACCCCGAGAAGGACCTCGCCGCCTCCAACCTCCCCGGCCAGCGCGGCGAGGGCGGTGAGGAGATCCGCGTCCAGCGCGGCATGTTCGGCGCGAACAACGGCGGCGACACCTCCGGATACGGCGGCCTGGTCCGCTCCATCCGGCTCCCCGGCGCGGCCGGCCGCCCCTACGGCGGCTGGTTCGACGAGGTCGCCGACGAACTGGAGGGCGCCCTGGAGGAACAGGGCCTCGTCCCCGAGAACGTGATCGACAAGACCGTCGTCGACCGGGGCGAGATCACCTTCCACATCGAACGCGAACACCTGCCGCGCGTCGCCCGCACCCTCCGCGACGACCCGGCCCTCCGCTTCGAACTGTGCACCGGCGTCTCGGGCATCCACTACCCCGGCGACAAGGGCCGCGAGCTGCACGCCGTCTACCACCTGCGCTCGATCACCCACAACCGGCTGATCCGCCTGGAGGTCTCCGCCCCCGACGCCGACCCGCACATCCCGTCGCTCGTCCCCGTCTATCCCACCAACGACTGGCACGAGCGCGAGACGTACGACTTCTTCGGCATCGTCTTCGACGGCCACCCCGCGCTGACGCGGATCATGATGCCGGACGACTGGCAGGGCTTCCCGCAGCGCAAGGACTACCCCCTCGGCGGGATCCCCGTCGAGTACAAGGGCGCCCAGATCCCGGCTCCGGACCAGCGGAGGTCGTACTCATGAGCACGCAACACGCATCCGCCGAGTCCGCCGCCTCGGCGCGCGAGACCACCGAAGGCACCGTCTACACGGTCACCGGCGGCGACTGGGACGAGGTCGCCGAGACCGCCGCCCGGTCGGACGACGAGCGCATCATCGTCAACATGGGCCCCCAGCACCCGTCCACGCACGGTGTGCTCCGGCTCATCCTGGAGATCGACGGCGAGACCGTCACCGAGGCCCGCTGCGGCATCGGCTACCTCCACACCGGCATCGAGAAGAACCTCGAGTACCGCACGTGGACACAGGGCACCACGTTCGTGACGCGCATGGACTACCTGACGCCGTTCTTCAACGAGACGGCGTACTGCCTCGCCGTGGAGAAGCTCCTCGGCATCGAGGAC from the Streptomyces sp. NBC_00310 genome contains:
- a CDS encoding C40 family peptidase, which encodes MEESLVPLVPMSHTAHIRSHRKPRRNASSIAMRAGVAGGVLSTVAVAGASTSAFAAEPVTQTLELPTLTADLATQAAQSADATQAMAADYQLQAERDLAAEQAAKQAEKDLVKAKKEEARKKAAAEAERKAEAERAARDSERTTLTSNSATTTTTPATGSVSTVIGFLKAQVGDAYVLGATGPNAWDCSSLVQAAFKQVGVDLPRVSQDQSMQGTEVSLSNLQVGDILYWGSKGSAYHVGVYIGDGQYLDAANPSKGVVIQDLSGYPATGAVRVL
- a CDS encoding NADH-quinone oxidoreductase subunit A, which produces MNAYAPILVLGALGAGFAIFSVIMASLIGPKRYNRAKLEAYECGIEPTPTPAGGGRFPIKYYLTAMLFIVFDIEIVFLYPWAVTFDALGVFGLVEMLLFVLTVFVAYAYVWRRGGLEWD
- a CDS encoding NuoB/complex I 20 kDa subunit family protein, which translates into the protein MGLEEKLPSGFLLTTVEQAAGWVRKASVFPATFGLACCAIEMMTTGAGRYDLARFGMEVFRGSPRQADLMIVAGRVSQKMAPVLRQVYDQMPNPKWVISMGVCASSGGMFNNYAIVQGVDHIVPVDIYLPGCPPRPEMLMDAILKLHQKIQTSKLGVNAEEAAREAEEAALKALPTIEMKGLLR
- a CDS encoding NADH-quinone oxidoreductase subunit C, which translates into the protein MSDANNGVNPEKDLAASNLPGQRGEGGEEIRVQRGMFGANNGGDTSGYGGLVRSIRLPGAAGRPYGGWFDEVADELEGALEEQGLVPENVIDKTVVDRGEITFHIEREHLPRVARTLRDDPALRFELCTGVSGIHYPGDKGRELHAVYHLRSITHNRLIRLEVSAPDADPHIPSLVPVYPTNDWHERETYDFFGIVFDGHPALTRIMMPDDWQGFPQRKDYPLGGIPVEYKGAQIPAPDQRRSYS